One genomic region from Agelaius phoeniceus isolate bAgePho1 chromosome 25, bAgePho1.hap1, whole genome shotgun sequence encodes:
- the AMIGO1 gene encoding amphoterin-induced protein 1, translating into MPPSRQCVAMRVPTVPLSLLLALSLLSPWGSAAGSCPPRCVCASNLLSCSQANLSTVPTPLPRFTAVLDLSHNNVTRLRADWAPARLPHLHALLLSHNGLAFVSTEAFAHVPRLRHLDLSSNRLRTLDENLFSDLGELEVLLLYNNEISTVDRTAFENLGRLRKLYLGQNRIARFPLELLREGTRLPQLALLDLSANRLRAVPAGELQALPAWLRDRLYLHNNPLACDCLLFQLLDRGRRRHLSAVEDFQDELRCFPPGATALVKILELAGKPPLNCSKAREAVLEAHLGDSVTLGCDSRWQGVRSRHWVTPGGERVLGDGGNGSVVLLANGSLQLRALRPEDAGTYSCWVAGPLLNETLYVELLVHNFTLHGPHDTLNTAYTTLVGCILSVVLVLIYLYLTPCRCCCCRGTEKPPAPRDDSINSSVLSTTPNHAGGTGEPCGSHAASGAGTGQNGRFKGGGTPPVPARPGPKAQRKVSDPDSVSSVFSDTPIVV; encoded by the coding sequence ATGCCACCGTCCCGTCAGTGCGTGGCCATGcgtgtccccacagtgccactgtccctgctgctggctctgtccctgctgtccccgtgGGGGTCTGCAGCGGGGAGCTGCCCCCCTCGCTGCGTCTGCGCCTCCaacctgctgagctgctcccaggccaACCTGAGCACGGTGCCGACGCCTCTGCCGCGCTTCACGGCCGTGCTGGACCTGAGCCACAACAACGTGACCCGGCTGCGCGCGGACTGGGCCCCGGCGCGGCTGCCGCACCTGCACGCGCTGCTGCTGAGCCACAACGGGCTGGCCTTCGTGTCCACCGAGGCCTTCGCCCACGTGCCGCGCCTGCGCCACCTCGACCTGTCCTCCAACCGCCTGCGCACGCTGGACGAGAACCTGTTCAGCGACCTGGGcgagctggaggtgctgctgctctaCAACAACGAGATCTCCACGGTGGATCGCACGGCCTTCGAGAACCTGGGCCGGCTGCGCAAGCTCTACCTGGGGCAGAACCGCATCGCCCGCTtcccactggagctgctgcGGGAGGGCACCCGGCTGCCGCAGCTGGCGCTGCTGGACCTGTCGGCCAACCGGCTGCGGGCCGTGCCCGCGGGGGAGCTGCAGGCGCTGCCCGCCTGGCTGCGCGACCGCCTCTACCTGCACAACAACCCCCTGGCCTGCGACTGCCTGCTCTTCCAGCTGCTGgaccgcggccgccgccgccacctCAGCGCCGTGGAGGATTTCCAGGACGAGCTGCGCTGCTTCCCGCCCGGAGCCACGGCTCTCGTCAAGATCCTGGAGCTGGCGGGCAAGCCGCCTCTCAACTGCAGCAAGGCACGGGAGGCCGTGCTGGAGGCGCACCTCGGGGACAGCGTGACGCTGGGCTGCGACAGCCGCTGGCAGGGCGTGCGCAGCCGGCACTGGGTGACGCCGGGCGGGGAGCGGGTGCTGGGGGACGGGGGCAATGGCAGCGTGGTCCTGCTGGCCAACGGCAGCCTCCAGCTGCGGGCGCTGCGCCCTGAGGACGCCGGCACTTACTCCTGCTGGGTGGCCGGACCCCTCCTCAACGAGACCCTCTacgtggagctgctggtgcacAACTTCACCCTGCACGGCCCCCACGACACGCTGAACACGGCCTACACCACTCTGGTGGGCTGCATCCTGAGCGTGGTGCTGGTGCTCATCTACCTGTACCTCACCCcgtgccgctgctgctgctgccgcggcaCCGAGAAGCCGCCGGCGCCGCGGGACGACAGCATCAACTCCTCGGTGCTGAGCACCACCCCCAACCACGCCGGGGGCACCGGGGAGCCCTGCGGGTCCCACGCGGCCTCCGGTGCTGGCACGGGGCAGAATGGCCGGTTCAAGGGCGGGGGAACCCCCCCGGTGCCTGCCCGGCCGGGCCCCAAGGCGCAGAGGAAGGTGTCGGATCCAGACTCGGTGAGTTCCGTCTTCTCCGACACGCCCATCGTGGTGtga